GACTTCTAAGGGATATGATAGTGAGGCAGCTCTCAAGGGCAAATTTCAAGATCATGAAATCCACATATGGGAATATGATGGAGAAAAAAGAAGCACAATTATTCCTGAAACGGCTTCACCAACACAGACCGGAAATGGGTCCGATCGTGTGGATTTTCTCCATATTACACCTAAAGAAGGTCCCGCATTCTACAGGGAAATAATCAAAACTGCTGAAGATGAACAAGATTCCTAAGATCAAAAACCAACGTTGCATAACGGTTTTTCTATTTATGTAAAGCTATTGCTCTAAGGAGCTTAATTTCTTTAAAAACAGTTCAAGACTTATTACTTCTATGCCCTCTTGGATTGGGTATTGTTCCTTTCCGCTGTAAATCACAAATTTTTGTGTCGGTTTAATGTCTTCGTTGGCAAAATAGAAGCCTTTGGTTACTTTTGGTGATGTTGATTTTTTAACTTCTATTGTCCAGACATCTCCATTGGGAAGCACTAAAATAAGGTCAATTTCTGCGCCGGCGGATGTTTTATAAAAATAGGGCGTCGTGGATTCTGGGGCACAGTTTATAATATTTTCGATAACATACCCTTCCCAGCTTGCCCCTGAAATTGGGTGACCGAGAAGTTCGTTCATACTACTTATGCCCAGCAAGGCATGGACTAGACCACTATCTCGAATATATATTTTGGGAGATCTGACTAATCGCTTTTTCATATTTCCATGATACGGCTGCAGCCTCTTTAAAAGAAGTAAATCAACAAGCAGATCTATGTAGCGTGTTACTGTTTGGCCGCTTATTCCTAAACTAGTTCCAATAGTTGAAACATTTAAGGTTGTGCCTTGCACATGTGCTAGCATTGTCCAAAGTCGCCTCAAAGTTTCTGCTGGTATACGGGGGCCTAATTGTGGAATATCTCTTTCTAAATATGTACTTATAAAATCCAACCGCCATTTATAACTTTCTGAATCATTTCTTGCTAAAAAGCTTTCTGGAAATCCTCCACGCAACCATAATTGATCATTGGTACCAGATATCTCTAGTGCAGTGAAAGGCGTTAACTCAAGTTGAGAGATTCTACCTGCCAACGATTCTGAAGATTGTTTAATAAGATCTAGTGAAGCGGAGCCAAGAAGAAGAAAGTGTCCATATTTTTTTCCTTCTCTTCTTCCTGCGTCAATGATCCCTCTTAATGTCATGAAAAGTTCAGGTGTTCTTTGTATTTCATCCAAAATAACAAGGTTATCCTTATTAGCATTGAGAAACAGAAGAGGATCATCCAACTTTTGGAGATCTTCGAAAGACTCAAGATCTACATATATTGAGCTGAGGCCTTTGCAAACTTCCAATGCCAATGTTGTTTTACCAACTTGTCTTGGCCCTACAAGAACAACTGCAGGCTGTCTTTGCAATGCGCCTTTTAAATTATCAAATAAGTGTCGCTTAATCATAACCTTGTTATTATCACATTGCATGGAGAATTTACAAGGTTAAAAGGAGGGATTTCAGTTAGAAAAAATAAATATTTGGCATTTTGTGTCCTAATCTATGCGTATTATTACCAAATTGGTGTAAAGGTTCGAATGTAAATTTAACGCTGACCTTGATACTATGGAAATAGTTTCTGAAGCGATATAAAAAGTTGTTGCATAGCCAAAAACAGTTCAATCTTACTCTTCTCCTAAAAGATCCTCTCGTAGGGAGGTATAGCGGGCCTGGGGATGGAGCCAGATATCCACATACTTACGAGCAAATTCCATGTCGGTGCATGTTTTTGTAAGCCTGTCGTTATGATAGAACCTTATAGAATTGTTGGGGGTATAGACGGCTGTTAGGGAGTCTCCTTCGGTGACATTATGATAGGCGGCTTTCAATATTTTCCTGTACTGTCTTTCCTCGGTCCGGGACATTTTGTAATAGTTCTTGATCTCATCAATGGAGGTGTCAGCAATCTCGTCGGCTGTGAAGGACATATTGTATTTAATCCTGAGGGCAAATTTGCTGTCATAAGACCAGTTTTCTTCTTCACTCCAAAGGGCAATATCAAAGACCGAAAACCATAAGAAGCCCAGATCAGAGCTGCCATATGCAGGAGCATTCCCAAAATGTTGGTAAATTGTTCTTGGATTAGGGGGCTTGGATAGGGCGTAGGAAGGTTCAGTGACTGCAAATATGAAAAGTCCCAAGAATAGTATGAAATAATATTTTATGATCCCCATTGCCTCTTCCCCTGCGAAGAATCATCCACATATACCCGTATTCTAACATATTTCCAGAAAAACCCCTAAAAATCCCTATAACTGGTTGAATTCGAAGTTTTTTTGTTCTGAATATGGAGGCAAAAGAAATGTTGTCTATTCAGGCGAGGGAGCCAAAAGAAATGCCGCTGATTCAACTTTTATGCTAAGCTTTGCATAAAATTTGTTATGCGAAGAAAGTAATTATGCGAAGTAGCGCATAAAATTCTTTTCATTTTCTCAAATTCATTGGATTTTGCTTTGCATAATATCCAAAAATGTTAACAGGGCATTCCGCTCTAATTAACATCTTAGGAGATAAAAT
This genomic interval from Alphaproteobacteria bacterium contains the following:
- a CDS encoding ATP-binding protein — protein: MIKRHLFDNLKGALQRQPAVVLVGPRQVGKTTLALEVCKGLSSIYVDLESFEDLQKLDDPLLFLNANKDNLVILDEIQRTPELFMTLRGIIDAGRREGKKYGHFLLLGSASLDLIKQSSESLAGRISQLELTPFTALEISGTNDQLWLRGGFPESFLARNDSESYKWRLDFISTYLERDIPQLGPRIPAETLRRLWTMLAHVQGTTLNVSTIGTSLGISGQTVTRYIDLLVDLLLLKRLQPYHGNMKKRLVRSPKIYIRDSGLVHALLGISSMNELLGHPISGASWEGYVIENIINCAPESTTPYFYKTSAGAEIDLILVLPNGDVWTIEVKKSTSPKVTKGFYFANEDIKPTQKFVIYSGKEQYPIQEGIEVISLELFLKKLSSLEQ